In Phaeobacter inhibens DSM 16374, the following proteins share a genomic window:
- a CDS encoding ammonium transporter, which translates to MRKSTLSLAAVATLALPGLALAQETAAAAPAGAAATDTVFILNSLLFLVGGFLVFWMAAGFAMLEAGLVRSKNVTMQLTKNVALFSLAAIFYYLIGYNLMYPLGTWSIEGVLSGVWGPGVLEAVGITSEQADDYSYASTGSDFFFQLMFCATTASIVSGTMAERVKLWPFLAFVIVLTAVIYPLQASWKWGGGFLDEMGFLDFAGSTVVHSVGGWAALTGALILGPRLGKYKAGKTIPMPGSNLALATLGTFILWLGWFGFNGGSQLAMGTVGDVADVSRIFANTNAAAAGGAVAALLLTQLLFKKPDLTMVLNGALAGLVSITAEPLTPTLGMATLIGAAGGVIVVFVVPMLDKMKIDDVVGAIPVHLVAGIWGTIAVVLTNPEASLVTQLTGIVVIALFVVISSAVVWLILRAVTGIRVGEEDEVNGLDMSELGMEAYPEFSPS; encoded by the coding sequence ATGCGTAAATCAACCCTTTCCCTTGCAGCGGTGGCGACGCTGGCCCTGCCCGGCCTCGCCCTCGCCCAAGAGACCGCCGCTGCGGCCCCTGCCGGTGCTGCGGCAACCGATACCGTGTTTATCCTCAACTCACTGCTGTTTCTGGTCGGCGGCTTCCTCGTGTTCTGGATGGCGGCCGGTTTTGCCATGTTGGAGGCAGGGCTTGTCCGGTCCAAGAACGTCACCATGCAGCTGACCAAAAACGTTGCGCTGTTCTCGCTCGCGGCGATCTTTTACTACCTGATTGGCTACAACCTGATGTATCCGCTGGGCACTTGGTCGATTGAAGGCGTGCTGTCGGGTGTCTGGGGGCCGGGCGTGCTGGAAGCGGTCGGCATCACCTCAGAGCAGGCGGATGATTACTCCTATGCCTCAACGGGATCCGATTTCTTCTTTCAGCTAATGTTCTGCGCCACGACCGCCTCGATCGTGTCCGGCACAATGGCAGAACGGGTGAAGCTCTGGCCGTTCCTCGCCTTTGTGATCGTGCTGACTGCGGTCATCTACCCGTTGCAGGCCAGCTGGAAATGGGGCGGTGGCTTCCTGGATGAGATGGGTTTCCTCGACTTTGCCGGCTCCACTGTGGTGCATTCCGTAGGCGGCTGGGCTGCGCTGACCGGCGCGTTGATCCTTGGCCCGCGTCTGGGCAAATACAAAGCGGGCAAAACCATCCCGATGCCGGGCTCCAATCTGGCACTGGCCACATTGGGTACCTTCATCCTGTGGCTCGGCTGGTTCGGCTTTAACGGTGGATCGCAGCTGGCCATGGGCACCGTGGGAGATGTCGCCGATGTGAGCCGTATCTTTGCCAACACCAACGCCGCTGCGGCGGGTGGAGCGGTTGCCGCCCTGCTGCTGACGCAGCTGCTGTTCAAGAAACCGGATCTCACTATGGTGCTGAACGGCGCGCTGGCAGGTCTGGTCTCGATCACGGCTGAGCCGCTGACCCCAACCCTTGGTATGGCGACCCTGATCGGTGCTGCCGGCGGTGTCATCGTGGTCTTCGTTGTGCCTATGCTGGACAAGATGAAGATTGATGACGTGGTCGGCGCCATCCCGGTTCACCTGGTTGCCGGGATCTGGGGCACCATCGCGGTGGTTCTGACCAACCCCGAAGCGAGCCTCGTCACCCAGCTGACCGGTATTGTGGTGATCGCGCTCTTCGTCGTGATCTCCTCCGCTGTGGTCTGGCTGATCCTGCGTGCTGTGACAGGGATCCGGGTTGGCGAAGAAGATGAAGTGAACGGGTTGGATATGTCGGAGCTGGGGATGGAAGCCTATCCCGAATTCTCCCCCAGCTGA
- a CDS encoding P-II family nitrogen regulator gives MKMIIATIKPFKLEEVREALTSIGVSGLMVTEIKGFGAQSGHTEIYRGAEYEVNFVPKVRLDLVVPSGLADQVVDTITQTARTGKIGDGKIFVLDVEQAIRVRTGETNHDAL, from the coding sequence ATGAAAATGATCATAGCAACCATCAAGCCGTTCAAGCTGGAGGAGGTCCGTGAAGCACTGACATCCATCGGCGTGTCCGGGCTGATGGTCACGGAAATCAAGGGGTTCGGCGCCCAGTCAGGCCACACGGAAATCTATCGCGGCGCGGAATACGAGGTGAATTTCGTACCCAAGGTGCGGCTGGATCTGGTGGTGCCTTCCGGGCTCGCTGACCAAGTGGTCGACACCATCACCCAGACCGCCCGCACCGGCAAAATCGGTGATGGCAAGATCTTTGTTCTCGACGTTGAGCAGGCAATCCGCGTGCGCACCGGCGAAACCAATCACGACGCGCTGTGA
- a CDS encoding transglycosylase domain-containing protein: MAQGTRRRPLVADKRYATAGRGTQGKASARKAKPRPKSAPKARKSGWFTLFSGGGKTGGKAGSTRGGSGGGGRGPRKPRKPKTLLGRLLALILAPFRWAFRLAWGFTWRIGMISTALVALAVGYHYMKLPEVAELLDGRARGSVTLTDRNGEVFAWRGDQFGGVVTSETVSPYLKNAIVATEDKRFYRHFGVSPRGVASAVRINLREGRGPLSGHGGSTITQQTAKLLCLGVVFDPTEWESERAYERDCRQGSLWRKAKEAIFAMAMEAKYTKDEILSIYMNRAYLGGGAYGAEAAAQRYFGKSANQVDASEAAMLAGLLTAPSTLAPTNNLQRSQDRAATVLRLMQEQGYLTTSEMRSAQNSPAVLSEAAAARAGGYFADWVMDTIPDFFGSETTEDVVIRTTIDQRLQRAAEDALNHVFDTKVREGSKAQAAIVVMSADGAVRAMVGGRKSRVSGVFNRATQAKRQTGSAFKPFVYATALELGYSPLDRVLDAQYCLDVPGSGQWCPKNYTRKFYGEVTLARALRDSLNVPAVKVSEAVGRDLVRRVAGDFGLDSELAAGPALALGASESTLLEMTGAYAGILNGGSSVTPYGVTELTLIGDNTPMMGASGGLGERVIQTKAARELIWMMEQVVSQGSGRRAQIPGWQAAGKTGTTQAARDAWFVGFTADYVAGVWMGYDDNTPLSGVTGGGLPADIWREVMVRVHDGLPPKPLPMIAPKPIAPPPQPQPQRRQRPNVGQELGRAVDGLLRDIFGN, translated from the coding sequence ATGGCACAAGGAACGCGGCGCCGACCTCTGGTCGCAGACAAGCGCTACGCGACAGCGGGGCGCGGCACGCAGGGCAAAGCATCTGCGCGCAAGGCCAAACCACGGCCAAAATCTGCGCCCAAAGCGCGGAAATCGGGCTGGTTCACTCTGTTCAGCGGCGGAGGGAAAACCGGTGGCAAAGCTGGCAGCACAAGGGGCGGCAGCGGGGGCGGCGGCAGAGGACCACGCAAACCGCGAAAGCCCAAGACCCTGTTGGGCCGCCTCTTGGCGCTGATCCTGGCGCCATTTCGCTGGGCGTTCCGGCTCGCCTGGGGGTTCACCTGGCGCATTGGCATGATCTCCACCGCGCTGGTGGCGCTGGCTGTGGGCTATCACTACATGAAACTGCCCGAGGTCGCCGAACTGCTGGACGGGCGGGCGCGGGGGTCCGTTACCCTGACCGACCGCAATGGCGAGGTCTTTGCTTGGCGCGGAGATCAATTTGGTGGCGTGGTCACCAGCGAAACCGTGTCGCCCTACCTCAAAAACGCCATCGTCGCGACCGAGGACAAACGGTTCTACCGCCACTTCGGGGTGTCGCCACGCGGTGTCGCCAGTGCCGTGCGCATCAACTTGCGTGAGGGACGCGGGCCGCTATCCGGACATGGTGGCTCCACCATTACCCAGCAGACCGCCAAACTGCTCTGTCTTGGTGTGGTCTTTGATCCGACGGAATGGGAGAGCGAGCGCGCTTATGAGCGCGATTGCCGCCAGGGCTCACTTTGGCGCAAGGCCAAGGAGGCCATCTTTGCGATGGCGATGGAGGCCAAATACACCAAGGATGAGATTCTCTCGATCTATATGAACCGCGCTTATCTGGGCGGTGGTGCTTACGGTGCAGAGGCGGCAGCGCAGCGCTATTTCGGCAAATCCGCCAATCAGGTTGATGCGTCTGAGGCGGCGATGCTGGCGGGTCTGCTGACCGCACCATCGACGCTGGCACCGACCAACAATCTGCAACGCTCGCAGGATCGCGCCGCCACCGTGCTGCGGCTGATGCAGGAGCAGGGCTATCTGACGACGTCTGAAATGCGTTCGGCACAAAACAGCCCCGCCGTGCTGAGCGAGGCCGCCGCCGCCCGCGCCGGGGGGTATTTCGCCGATTGGGTGATGGATACGATTCCTGATTTCTTTGGCAGTGAGACAACCGAAGATGTGGTGATCCGCACCACCATTGACCAGCGCCTGCAACGCGCGGCCGAGGATGCGCTGAACCATGTCTTTGATACCAAGGTCCGCGAAGGCTCCAAGGCGCAGGCCGCCATCGTGGTGATGAGCGCGGATGGTGCCGTGCGTGCCATGGTTGGCGGGCGCAAGTCTCGTGTCTCTGGTGTGTTCAACCGCGCCACACAGGCCAAGCGTCAGACCGGTTCGGCCTTCAAACCCTTTGTCTATGCCACGGCGCTGGAGCTGGGGTATTCGCCGCTCGACCGGGTGCTGGACGCGCAATATTGCCTGGATGTACCGGGCTCCGGCCAGTGGTGCCCCAAGAACTACACCCGGAAATTCTATGGCGAGGTGACCTTGGCGCGGGCTTTGCGCGACTCGCTGAATGTTCCGGCGGTGAAAGTGTCCGAGGCCGTGGGCCGCGATCTGGTGCGCCGTGTCGCCGGCGACTTCGGGCTCGACAGTGAATTGGCCGCTGGCCCGGCGCTGGCGCTTGGCGCATCGGAAAGCACACTGCTTGAGATGACAGGGGCCTACGCCGGTATTCTGAATGGCGGTTCATCTGTGACGCCCTATGGTGTCACCGAACTGACGTTGATCGGTGACAATACACCTATGATGGGGGCAAGTGGCGGTCTTGGTGAGCGGGTGATCCAGACCAAGGCGGCGCGAGAACTGATCTGGATGATGGAGCAGGTGGTTTCACAAGGCAGCGGTCGTCGCGCCCAGATTCCCGGCTGGCAGGCCGCCGGTAAGACCGGCACCACCCAGGCCGCGCGCGATGCCTGGTTTGTGGGCTTCACCGCAGATTACGTGGCCGGTGTCTGGATGGGCTATGACGACAACACGCCGCTTTCCGGTGTGACGGGTGGTGGCTTGCCCGCTGATATCTGGCGCGAGGTCATGGTCCGGGTGCATGACGGGCTGCCGCCCAAACCCCTGCCGATGATCGCGCCCAAACCCATCGCCCCGCCGCCGCAACCACAACCCCAACGCCGTCAGCGACCAAACGTCGGGCAGGAGCTGGGCCGTGCCGTGGACGGGTTGCTGCGCGATATCTTCGGGAATTGA
- a CDS encoding GNAT family N-acetyltransferase: MSSVLTEVLRDWNSARPGDSLHVLGAYVSHPDRIECAVCEGPDGIVGFQSLRLAVPGNAYEVEPGWGIIGTYVRLDMGRQGIGQALFDHNLRAAQAAGLSWIEATIGADNLRAQAYYDDMGFQTYRIEDGAVRKRCAVSPLT; this comes from the coding sequence ATGAGCTCTGTACTGACGGAAGTGCTGCGCGATTGGAACAGCGCCCGGCCCGGTGACTCGCTGCATGTATTGGGCGCCTATGTCAGCCATCCTGACCGGATCGAGTGCGCGGTTTGCGAAGGTCCTGACGGGATTGTCGGGTTTCAGTCTCTCAGGCTCGCGGTTCCCGGCAACGCCTATGAGGTCGAGCCGGGGTGGGGGATCATCGGAACCTATGTGCGGCTCGATATGGGGCGGCAGGGAATCGGTCAGGCACTTTTCGACCACAACCTGCGCGCTGCTCAAGCAGCGGGGCTAAGCTGGATCGAGGCGACCATCGGCGCCGACAATCTCAGGGCGCAGGCGTATTATGATGACATGGGGTTTCAGACCTACCGAATAGAAGACGGCGCTGTGCGCAAACGCTGTGCGGTGTCGCCTCTGACGTGA
- a CDS encoding MlaC/ttg2D family ABC transporter substrate-binding protein: MPSNFLTRRSFLATGVAFLGLAALPGKLLALTEAGARNLVGSVVGDINKVIASGKSESAMIRDFEKIFVRYADVNIMARYALGVEARRASASELRAFTGAFQSYISRKYGKRFREFIGGSVEVQSARKIKAGYEIKSLAKLKGQAPFEVTFLVSDKSGRDKFYNMFIEGVNLLLTERTEIGAILDRNKGDINKLIAELKRLS, encoded by the coding sequence ATGCCGAGTAATTTTCTGACCCGTCGCAGTTTTCTGGCCACTGGCGTTGCCTTTCTTGGTTTGGCGGCCCTGCCGGGCAAACTGCTCGCCCTGACCGAAGCTGGTGCGCGCAACCTCGTTGGCAGCGTCGTGGGCGATATCAACAAGGTCATCGCCTCCGGAAAGTCCGAAAGCGCAATGATCCGCGATTTCGAGAAAATTTTTGTGCGATATGCCGATGTAAACATCATGGCCCGCTATGCGCTGGGTGTCGAAGCCCGCCGCGCCAGTGCTTCGGAACTGCGCGCCTTTACCGGTGCCTTTCAGAGCTATATCTCGCGCAAATACGGCAAGCGGTTCCGTGAATTCATTGGTGGATCTGTCGAGGTTCAATCAGCCCGCAAGATCAAAGCAGGCTATGAGATCAAATCGCTGGCCAAGCTGAAAGGTCAGGCACCGTTCGAGGTCACCTTCCTCGTGTCGGACAAATCCGGACGCGACAAGTTTTACAACATGTTCATCGAAGGCGTGAACCTGCTTTTGACCGAGCGCACCGAAATTGGTGCTATCCTTGACCGCAACAAGGGTGACATCAACAAGCTGATCGCCGAGCTGAAACGGTTGAGCTGA
- a CDS encoding MlaA family lipoprotein, with product MTFPLRPFVLMALVTVTSALAGCATQDSVSRNSGEVFDPYENTNRSIHNFNRGVDRFAFRPAAKGYVAIVPPDMVRSFNNFAENLSMPGQAVNALLQGNLKESGIAMSRFVVNTIFGIGGLGDPASDFNMPRVDTNFGETLHVWGVGEGAYVELPFFGPSTARDGTGILVDFFTNPISYARHNPADNIGVYAEVVRRLGDRGTYSDTIDSILYESADSYAQARLIYLQNRRFELGGDQSEYEGVYGDPYSDPYEDIYAE from the coding sequence ATGACCTTCCCGCTGCGACCTTTTGTATTGATGGCCCTGGTAACTGTTACGTCGGCACTGGCAGGCTGTGCAACCCAAGATAGCGTCTCGCGCAACTCGGGTGAGGTGTTTGATCCCTATGAGAACACCAACCGGTCGATCCATAACTTCAACCGCGGTGTCGACCGCTTTGCCTTTCGCCCGGCTGCAAAGGGCTACGTGGCGATTGTTCCGCCAGACATGGTCAGGAGTTTCAATAACTTCGCTGAAAACCTGTCGATGCCGGGCCAGGCCGTGAACGCGCTGCTGCAAGGCAACCTGAAGGAATCCGGCATTGCGATGTCGCGCTTTGTGGTCAACACGATCTTTGGCATTGGTGGCCTCGGTGATCCGGCCTCTGACTTCAATATGCCTCGGGTGGATACGAATTTTGGCGAGACGCTGCACGTCTGGGGTGTTGGTGAAGGGGCTTATGTTGAACTGCCGTTCTTTGGCCCGTCGACGGCCCGCGACGGCACCGGCATTCTGGTCGATTTCTTCACCAACCCGATCAGTTACGCTCGGCATAATCCAGCCGACAACATCGGCGTTTATGCCGAGGTGGTGCGTCGTCTGGGGGATCGTGGCACATATTCCGACACCATCGACTCGATTTTATATGAGAGTGCAGACAGCTACGCGCAGGCGCGGCTGATCTACCTGCAGAACCGCCGTTTTGAGTTGGGCGGCGATCAAAGCGAATACGAAGGGGTCTATGGCGACCCTTATTCAGATCCGTATGAGGACATCTATGCCGAGTAA
- a CDS encoding type I secretion system permease/ATPase, producing the protein MMKTSHKSGLEELRAHRRRSRGLYWSVGIFSFFVNMLMLTGPLYMMQVYDRVLGSRSVATLIALSLLVVFLYGTMGVLDYARGRILARVGARFQAGLDQRVFDAMIRRSAVAQDPVAQTGLSDLESVQRLIASPVLGAAFDLPWTPIFLFGIALFHPWLGMLALGGGAVLIAIAVLNQFLSRRPQMQAGMSGHRANLMSEEIRTEAEMIQSMGMRRAAFQRWKAGRDAALVDSVTASDVGGGFTTLTKTLRLFLQSAMLGLGAYLVLQNEVTAGAMIAGSILMGRALAPIELALGQWAMVQRALKGWRNLAELLDKVPEEAERTELPKPTANLEVQALAVVPPGDNRPQLRNVSFRVQPGQAIGVIGPSGSGKSTLARALTGAWRPAAGTVRLDGASLDQYAPEVLGQNIGYLPQRVQLFEGTIAQNIARLSPNPDSEKVVAAAKKAAAHDMIVHLPDGYDTHITAGGGRLSGGQMQRVALARALYDDPVIVILDEPNSNLDNDGSVALNRAIKQLKADGHSVLIMAHRPAAIQECDLLLVIDQGVQTAFGPKDKVLREMVSNHQSIQQAAPGGVR; encoded by the coding sequence ATGATGAAAACCTCTCATAAATCCGGATTGGAGGAGCTGCGCGCGCATCGCCGCCGCAGTCGCGGCCTCTATTGGTCAGTCGGCATTTTCAGTTTCTTTGTGAACATGCTGATGCTGACAGGCCCTCTTTATATGATGCAGGTCTATGACCGCGTTCTTGGCAGCCGGTCGGTGGCGACCCTTATCGCGCTCTCGCTGTTGGTGGTGTTCCTCTACGGCACCATGGGGGTTCTGGACTACGCGCGGGGCCGCATTCTGGCCCGTGTCGGGGCGCGGTTTCAGGCCGGGCTCGATCAGCGGGTGTTTGATGCGATGATCCGCCGTTCTGCGGTGGCCCAGGATCCGGTGGCCCAGACCGGCCTCAGTGATCTGGAGTCCGTACAGCGTTTGATCGCCTCGCCGGTGCTTGGGGCTGCATTCGACCTGCCCTGGACGCCGATCTTCCTCTTTGGCATTGCTCTGTTTCACCCGTGGTTGGGGATGCTTGCGCTTGGTGGCGGCGCGGTTCTGATTGCCATCGCGGTGCTGAACCAGTTCCTGTCGCGCCGCCCGCAGATGCAAGCCGGCATGTCCGGCCACCGCGCCAATCTGATGTCCGAGGAAATCCGCACCGAGGCGGAGATGATTCAGTCGATGGGAATGCGCCGCGCCGCCTTTCAACGCTGGAAGGCGGGCCGTGATGCGGCCCTTGTCGACAGTGTCACCGCCAGTGATGTCGGCGGTGGCTTCACCACGCTGACCAAGACCCTGCGCCTGTTCCTGCAATCGGCGATGCTGGGTCTGGGCGCCTATCTGGTGCTGCAGAACGAGGTGACGGCCGGGGCGATGATCGCAGGCTCAATCCTGATGGGTCGGGCGCTGGCGCCCATCGAACTGGCGCTTGGCCAATGGGCAATGGTGCAGCGCGCCCTCAAAGGCTGGCGCAACCTCGCCGAGCTGCTCGACAAGGTGCCGGAGGAGGCCGAGCGCACCGAACTTCCCAAGCCCACCGCCAATCTGGAGGTGCAGGCGCTGGCCGTGGTGCCCCCCGGTGACAACCGCCCGCAGCTGCGCAATGTCAGCTTCCGCGTGCAGCCGGGGCAGGCGATTGGCGTGATTGGTCCGTCCGGTTCCGGTAAGTCCACGCTGGCAAGGGCGCTCACCGGGGCCTGGCGCCCGGCGGCGGGCACTGTCCGGCTCGACGGGGCCTCATTGGATCAATACGCGCCGGAGGTGCTGGGTCAGAACATCGGGTATCTGCCGCAACGGGTGCAACTGTTCGAAGGCACCATCGCGCAGAATATCGCCCGGTTGTCGCCTAACCCGGATTCCGAAAAAGTGGTCGCCGCCGCGAAGAAAGCCGCCGCGCATGACATGATCGTGCATCTGCCCGATGGCTACGACACGCATATTACGGCCGGGGGCGGGCGGCTGTCCGGTGGTCAGATGCAACGGGTCGCCCTGGCGCGTGCCCTATATGATGATCCGGTGATCGTCATTCTGGATGAGCCGAACTCAAACCTCGACAATGATGGATCCGTGGCGCTGAACCGGGCGATCAAGCAGCTGAAGGCCGATGGTCACTCGGTGCTGATCATGGCCCATCGCCCCGCCGCCATTCAGGAATGTGACCTGCTGTTGGTGATTGATCAGGGGGTTCAGACCGCCTTCGGGCCCAAGGATAAGGTCCTGCGAGAGATGGTCTCAAACCATCAGAGCATTCAACAGGCAGCGCCGGGAGGTGTGCGATGA
- a CDS encoding HlyD family type I secretion periplasmic adaptor subunit: protein MNQSKTETNSWSARRPLIIGLIGVIILLGGFGTWSVATSIAGAVVASGRIEVDRNRQVVQHLDGGIVQEILVEEGDTVAEGAVLLRLDAKELRSQLVITEGQLFELMARRARLDAERDSAETVEFDTELHDLSETRPEVADLMQGQVRLFEARKDSVAREIDQLEKRRTQIQDQIIGVRAQQASRRTQLDLIEEELTNQQSLLDRGLAQAGTVLNLRRTEADLQGSLGELIATEAQAEGRITEIDIEILKLGTQQREEAITRLRDLRYQELELAETRRALKDRLARLDITAPVSGIVYGLQVHTPRSVIRAADPVLYLVPQDRPLVIAAQVAPTDVDQIFVGQAVTLRFPALDQRSTPELFGSVKQISADAFEDQASKLSYYRTEIELNPGQLETLPEGTVLIPGMPVEGYIRTADRTPLGYLVKPLADYFVRAFRES from the coding sequence ATGAACCAGAGCAAAACCGAGACCAATTCCTGGTCCGCCCGCCGCCCGCTGATAATCGGACTGATCGGGGTGATCATCCTGCTTGGCGGTTTTGGCACATGGTCGGTGGCGACGTCGATTGCCGGCGCGGTTGTGGCTTCAGGCCGGATTGAGGTCGACCGCAACCGGCAGGTCGTCCAGCATCTGGACGGCGGCATCGTGCAGGAAATTCTGGTGGAGGAGGGCGACACCGTCGCCGAGGGTGCGGTTCTCCTGCGTCTGGATGCCAAGGAGTTGCGCTCGCAGCTGGTCATCACCGAAGGGCAGCTGTTTGAGCTGATGGCCCGCCGTGCCCGCCTTGATGCGGAGCGCGATAGCGCCGAGACGGTAGAATTCGACACTGAACTGCACGACCTGTCCGAGACCCGGCCAGAGGTGGCCGATCTGATGCAGGGGCAGGTCCGCCTGTTTGAGGCCCGCAAAGATTCCGTCGCGCGCGAGATTGACCAGTTAGAAAAACGACGTACCCAGATCCAGGATCAGATCATCGGCGTCCGTGCCCAGCAGGCCTCGCGGCGCACCCAGCTTGACCTGATTGAGGAGGAACTGACCAATCAGCAATCGCTGCTGGATCGTGGCTTGGCGCAGGCAGGCACCGTTCTGAACCTGCGTCGGACCGAGGCCGATCTGCAGGGCTCGCTGGGCGAGCTGATCGCCACCGAAGCGCAGGCCGAGGGGCGCATCACCGAGATTGATATCGAGATCCTGAAACTCGGCACCCAGCAACGCGAAGAGGCGATCACCCGCCTGCGGGATCTGCGCTATCAGGAGTTGGAACTGGCCGAGACCCGCCGCGCGCTGAAGGATCGTCTCGCACGGCTCGATATCACTGCGCCGGTCTCCGGCATCGTCTATGGCCTACAGGTCCACACGCCCCGCTCAGTGATCCGGGCGGCGGATCCGGTGCTGTATCTGGTACCGCAGGACCGACCGCTGGTGATTGCCGCGCAGGTGGCACCCACGGATGTCGATCAGATCTTTGTCGGTCAGGCGGTAACCCTGCGCTTCCCGGCTCTGGATCAACGTTCGACACCGGAACTGTTCGGCTCGGTGAAACAGATCTCGGCTGATGCGTTTGAGGATCAGGCCAGCAAACTCTCCTATTACCGCACGGAAATCGAACTGAACCCGGGCCAGCTGGAGACCCTGCCAGAGGGCACCGTTCTCATCCCCGGTATGCCGGTTGAGGGCTATATCCGCACCGCTGATCGAACCCCGCTTGGCTATCTGGTCAAACCGCTTGCGGACTACTTTGTCCGCGCCTTCCGGGAAAGCTGA
- a CDS encoding RidA family protein: protein MDIEAKLKDLGIQLPSAPAPAANYVPYVVVDNMVYISGQISAGPEGLITGKLGADMDVPAGQKAARQCAIALLAQLKAACDGDLNRLKRVVKLGAFVNSTDSFTDQPQVVNGASDLMVEVLGDAGRHARAAVSSPSLPLGVAVEIDGVFQIS, encoded by the coding sequence ATGGATATCGAAGCCAAACTCAAAGACCTGGGCATTCAGCTGCCAAGCGCACCAGCCCCCGCAGCCAACTATGTGCCCTATGTGGTCGTAGACAATATGGTCTATATCTCCGGCCAGATTTCTGCCGGTCCTGAGGGTCTGATCACCGGCAAATTGGGCGCTGATATGGATGTGCCCGCCGGTCAGAAGGCTGCCCGCCAATGCGCCATCGCCCTGCTGGCGCAGCTGAAAGCCGCCTGTGACGGCGACCTCAATCGCCTGAAGCGCGTCGTCAAACTGGGGGCATTTGTCAATTCCACCGACAGTTTCACCGACCAGCCGCAGGTGGTGAACGGGGCGTCTGACCTCATGGTCGAGGTGCTGGGCGATGCCGGTCGTCATGCTCGCGCTGCGGTCAGCTCGCCCTCGCTACCGCTGGGCGTGGCAGTGGAAATCGACGGCGTGTTCCAGATCTCATGA
- a CDS encoding glycerophosphodiester phosphodiesterase family protein, whose protein sequence is MTSDLPAAFLRQPITHRALHDVRDGRPENSRAAILAAIEAGYGIEMDLQLSSDGCAMVFHDYNLERLAEGTGLVADHTRDQLRAIPLKGGDGECIPDLAEILDLVDGRVPLLIELKDQDGNMGPNIGALEADTADQLKNYTGEVALMSFNPHSVVELARLAPERPRGLTTSSYRVEHWPELTAEVCDHLRAIPDFDRSGSCFISHEVADLASPRVGELRAQGAPVLCWTVTSAAMEKEARKIAHNVTFERYLSDIPA, encoded by the coding sequence ATGACTTCTGATCTGCCTGCCGCATTCCTGCGCCAGCCCATCACCCATCGCGCGCTGCACGACGTGCGCGATGGTCGCCCGGAAAACAGCCGGGCCGCCATCCTCGCGGCGATTGAGGCCGGGTATGGCATTGAAATGGATCTGCAACTGTCCTCCGATGGGTGCGCCATGGTGTTCCACGACTACAATCTGGAACGGCTGGCCGAGGGTACGGGGCTTGTTGCTGATCACACCCGCGATCAGCTGCGCGCCATCCCTCTCAAGGGCGGTGATGGCGAATGCATCCCGGATCTGGCCGAGATCCTCGACCTGGTTGATGGGCGCGTGCCACTCTTGATCGAGCTGAAGGATCAGGACGGCAATATGGGGCCAAACATCGGCGCGCTGGAGGCCGACACCGCAGACCAGTTGAAAAACTATACCGGCGAGGTCGCGCTGATGTCTTTCAATCCGCATTCCGTGGTCGAACTGGCGCGCTTGGCGCCCGAGCGGCCCCGGGGCCTCACCACCAGCAGCTACAGGGTTGAGCATTGGCCCGAGCTGACGGCGGAGGTCTGCGACCATCTGCGCGCAATCCCGGATTTTGACCGCTCTGGCTCCTGTTTCATCAGCCATGAGGTTGCGGATCTCGCCAGCCCGCGTGTTGGCGAACTGCGCGCCCAGGGGGCGCCGGTTCTATGCTGGACCGTGACCTCCGCCGCGATGGAAAAAGAGGCCCGCAAAATCGCGCATAATGTCACCTTTGAGCGGTATCTTTCTGATATCCCGGCTTGA